From Myxococcus stipitatus, the proteins below share one genomic window:
- a CDS encoding cyclic nucleotide-binding domain-containing protein has protein sequence MSRLALNPCTPPAEGMRATPAAVASAQGESDVAVLGGAPLPVWTRFLPPGHMVVREGDRGSSMFVIVEGRVAVVRERGVGAPRTVAQLSAGEFFGEMALMTDCPRTATVVTLGRTVLRELSRSGLAMSGARHGVEGPVVTMRCRERFLADAVRSSPLLATLSPDLWHQLGSALVPCAVPEGETLLARGTPGNALFVLLRGRCSVFHTHLDGHTTPYPDMEEGSIFGEVSLLRGRVATATVRTATPCTLLRLEREVFRKFFWAQADFRRALVRLGLSRMNRTMALITG, from the coding sequence ATGTCGCGTCTGGCTCTCAATCCGTGCACTCCGCCCGCAGAGGGCATGCGGGCGACGCCAGCGGCGGTGGCGTCCGCGCAGGGGGAGTCGGACGTGGCGGTGCTGGGGGGAGCTCCGTTGCCGGTGTGGACGCGCTTCCTGCCTCCCGGCCACATGGTGGTGCGGGAGGGAGACCGGGGCTCGTCCATGTTCGTCATCGTGGAGGGGCGGGTGGCGGTGGTGAGGGAGCGGGGCGTGGGAGCGCCGAGGACGGTGGCCCAGCTGTCCGCCGGAGAGTTCTTCGGGGAGATGGCGTTGATGACGGACTGTCCCCGCACGGCGACGGTCGTCACGCTGGGGCGCACCGTGCTGCGCGAGCTGTCGCGGAGCGGCCTGGCCATGTCCGGCGCGCGACACGGCGTCGAGGGGCCGGTCGTCACCATGCGTTGCAGGGAGCGGTTCCTGGCCGACGCGGTGCGCAGCAGCCCGCTGCTCGCGACGCTGTCTCCCGACCTGTGGCATCAGCTGGGCAGCGCGCTGGTGCCCTGCGCGGTGCCCGAGGGAGAGACGCTCCTCGCGCGCGGCACCCCGGGCAACGCCCTCTTCGTCCTCCTGCGGGGGCGTTGTTCTGTTTTTCATACACACCTGGACGGACACACCACGCCATACCCAGACATGGAGGAGGGCTCCATCTTCGGCGAGGTGTCCCTGTTGCGAGGGCGTGTCGCCACGGCCACTGTCCGCACCGCGACGCCTTGCACGTTGCTGCGGCTGGAGCGAGAGGTCTTCCGGAAATTCTTCTGGGCCCAGGCCGACTTCCGCCGCGCGCTGGTGCGCCTGGGCTTGAGCCGGATGAACCGGACCATGGCGCTCATCACCGGTTGA
- a CDS encoding Crp/Fnr family transcriptional regulator, with the protein MSYVRILSQVSIFERLDAHALESLSSLLRPRRFSKGDVVFRQGDVGRSLYVIQQGEVAIRLCSHEGKEVILALLSRGDFFGELALLDGEPRSTDAVAREDTELLSLQREDFQRFLDTRPQLALGLLATLSRMVRHVTRLVHDTHFLDARERLVRVLLELARHQGQRATDGVVIPQRFTQTEIASLCGLTRESANKWMRFFVREGLLAYEGGRITLVRPEQLE; encoded by the coding sequence ATGTCGTATGTCCGGATCCTGTCCCAGGTCTCGATCTTCGAGCGGCTCGACGCGCACGCGCTCGAGAGTCTGTCGTCGTTGCTGAGGCCGAGGCGGTTCTCGAAGGGGGACGTGGTGTTCCGCCAGGGGGACGTGGGGCGGTCGCTCTATGTCATCCAGCAGGGCGAGGTGGCCATCCGCTTGTGTTCGCACGAGGGCAAGGAGGTCATCCTGGCGCTGTTGTCGCGCGGGGATTTCTTCGGGGAGCTGGCGTTGTTGGATGGCGAGCCCCGCTCGACGGACGCGGTGGCGCGCGAGGACACGGAGCTGTTGAGCCTGCAACGCGAGGACTTCCAGCGGTTCCTGGACACGCGCCCGCAGCTCGCGCTGGGGTTGCTCGCCACGTTGAGCCGGATGGTCCGCCACGTGACGCGTCTGGTCCATGACACCCACTTCCTGGACGCGCGGGAGCGGTTGGTGCGCGTGCTGCTGGAGCTGGCGCGTCATCAGGGGCAACGGGCGACGGACGGCGTCGTCATCCCACAGCGGTTCACCCAGACGGAGATTGCCAGCCTTTGTGGTCTCACGCGTGAGAGCGCCAATAAATGGATGCGATTCTTTGTCCGTGAGGGATTGCTGGCCTACGAGGGGGGACGCATCACCCTGGTCCGCCCGGAGCAGTTGGAATGA
- a CDS encoding 2,3-dihydro-2,3-dihydroxybenzoate dehydrogenase: protein MATQTRVALVTGAARGIGAEVARVLAEDAVIAALDRDAEGLLSLVAELRGQGRKATAWPVDVSDSAAVEAVVERVEGELGPIDILANVAGVLRMGPAVSLSDADWATTFGVNTHGVFHVSRAVARRMVPRRSGVIVTVGSNAAGTPRMQMAAYVASKAASTMFTKCLGLELAQYGIRCNVVSPGSTDTAMQRALWKDDSGGEAVIEGSLDSYRLGIPLRRIASPRDIANAVQFLVSDKARHITMHDLCVDGGATLGA from the coding sequence ATGGCTACGCAGACCAGGGTGGCGCTCGTCACGGGCGCCGCGCGGGGGATTGGCGCGGAGGTCGCGCGGGTGCTGGCGGAGGACGCCGTCATCGCGGCGCTCGACAGGGACGCCGAGGGCCTGCTGTCGCTCGTCGCGGAGCTGCGTGGCCAGGGGCGCAAGGCGACGGCCTGGCCCGTGGACGTGAGCGACAGCGCGGCGGTGGAGGCCGTCGTCGAGCGCGTGGAGGGCGAGCTGGGGCCCATCGACATCCTGGCCAACGTGGCGGGCGTGTTGCGGATGGGGCCCGCGGTGTCGCTGAGTGACGCGGACTGGGCGACGACGTTCGGGGTGAACACCCACGGCGTGTTCCATGTCTCACGCGCCGTCGCCCGGCGGATGGTGCCGCGCCGTTCGGGCGTCATCGTCACCGTCGGCTCCAACGCCGCCGGCACGCCGCGCATGCAGATGGCGGCGTACGTCGCCTCCAAGGCCGCCTCCACCATGTTCACCAAGTGCCTGGGCCTGGAGCTGGCCCAGTACGGCATCCGCTGCAACGTGGTGTCGCCCGGCTCCACCGACACGGCCATGCAGCGCGCCCTGTGGAAGGACGACTCCGGAGGCGAGGCCGTCATCGAGGGCTCCCTGGACAGCTACCGCCTGGGCATCCCCCTGCGGCGCATCGCCTCTCCTCGGGACATCGCCAACGCCGTGCAGTTCCTCGTATCGGACAAGGCGCGCCACATCACCATGCACGACCTGTGTGTCGACGGTGGCGCGACCCTCGGCGCCTAG
- the dhbC gene encoding isochorismate synthase DhbC — MTTHGDDAAPRKLAAQLLRSYEAGSSFFFASPRRTLLAQGTFAAVPHVGGPNALEKLPERVAKVLADARQADHDIPIAVGAVPFDGRVPAQLVVPQTLQRAGPLVFDDTLSPAPTLPPRYTVQPVPEPSAYLDGVSRALKLMESGPLRKVVLSRSLHLSAATPIDLRGLLFNLARRNPSGFTFAVDLPQRPASAPGEGRRTLIGASPELLVSRNGMQVLANPLAGSAARSPDPIEDQARAAALLESPKDLHEHAVVIDAVAEAMRPFCKTLDVPARPSLVSTQTLWHLSSRITGELADPSITSLTLAVALHPTPAVCGDPTELAHAAIGHIEPFERGYYTGTVGWCDANGDGQWAVTIRCAEADEHTLRLYAGAGIVAGSKPEAELAETEAKFRTMLQAMGLGQAAGAKP; from the coding sequence GTGACGACGCACGGAGACGACGCGGCCCCCCGGAAGCTGGCCGCCCAACTGCTGCGAAGCTACGAGGCGGGCTCCTCGTTCTTCTTCGCCTCGCCGCGCCGCACGCTGCTGGCGCAGGGCACCTTCGCCGCGGTGCCCCACGTGGGAGGCCCCAACGCGCTGGAGAAGCTGCCGGAGCGCGTGGCGAAGGTCCTGGCCGACGCGCGCCAGGCGGACCATGACATCCCCATCGCCGTGGGCGCGGTGCCCTTCGACGGGCGCGTGCCCGCGCAGCTGGTGGTGCCGCAGACGCTCCAGCGCGCCGGCCCGCTCGTGTTCGACGACACCCTGTCGCCCGCCCCTACCCTGCCGCCGCGCTACACGGTGCAGCCGGTGCCCGAGCCGTCCGCCTATCTCGACGGCGTGTCGCGCGCGCTGAAGCTGATGGAGTCGGGCCCGCTGCGCAAGGTGGTGCTGTCGCGCTCGCTCCATCTGAGCGCCGCCACGCCCATCGACCTGCGCGGCCTGCTGTTCAACCTGGCGCGCCGCAACCCCTCCGGCTTCACCTTCGCGGTGGACCTGCCCCAGCGTCCGGCCAGCGCGCCGGGCGAGGGCCGCCGCACGCTCATCGGCGCGAGCCCGGAGCTGCTCGTGTCCCGCAACGGCATGCAGGTGTTGGCCAATCCGCTCGCGGGCTCGGCCGCCCGAAGCCCGGACCCCATCGAGGACCAGGCCCGCGCCGCCGCCCTGCTCGAGTCGCCCAAGGACCTGCACGAGCACGCGGTGGTCATCGACGCCGTGGCCGAGGCGATGCGCCCGTTCTGCAAGACGCTCGACGTGCCCGCCCGCCCGTCGCTCGTGAGCACGCAGACGCTGTGGCACCTGTCCAGCCGCATCACCGGGGAGCTGGCGGACCCGTCCATTACCTCGCTGACGCTGGCCGTCGCGCTGCACCCGACGCCCGCCGTCTGCGGCGACCCCACGGAGCTGGCGCACGCGGCCATCGGCCACATCGAGCCGTTCGAGCGCGGCTACTACACGGGCACCGTCGGATGGTGCGACGCCAATGGCGACGGTCAGTGGGCGGTGACCATCCGCTGCGCGGAGGCCGACGAGCACACCCTGCGCCTGTACGCGGGTGCGGGTATCGTCGCCGGCTCCAAGCCGGAGGCGGAGCTGGCGGAGACCGAGGCCAAGTTCCGCACCATGCTCCAGGCCATGGGCCTGGGCCAGGCCGCCGGAGCGAAGCCATGA
- a CDS encoding (2,3-dihydroxybenzoyl)adenylate synthase, whose amino-acid sequence MSEASRLEGCPGWPGDFAERYRRAGYWRGETFGRVLRERAERHGDRVALVGGAERYTYRQLDARVDQLAAGFAALGLRARDRVVVQLPNLPAFYEVVFALFRLGALPVFALPAHRDAEVGYFCDFTEAAAYVIADRHGGFDYRALASRIQATTPTLRHVVVVGDAGPFTPLASLYASSPTATTEPSPEDVAFFQLSGGSTGVPKLIPRTHDDYIYSLRASAEICRLDMSSVYLCALPAAHNFPMSSPGAFGTFYAGGTVVLALHPSPDVAFPLIEKERVTLTALVPPLALVWMDAAKARRHDLSSLQYLQVGGAKFSAEAAARVRDTLGCGVQQVFGMAEGLVNYTRLDDADERVIHTQGRPISPDDELRIVDEDGHDVAPGETGQLITRGPYTIRGYYKAEAHNARAFTSDGFYRTGDLVRMTPDGDLVVEGRAKDQINRGGDKVAAEEVENHLLAHPAVHDAAVVSMPDAFLGERTCAFVIARGAPPSANALTRFLRERGLAAFKIPDRVEFVDAFPKTGVGKVSKKALRETLGRPPATR is encoded by the coding sequence ATGAGCGAGGCCTCGCGACTCGAGGGATGCCCCGGCTGGCCGGGGGACTTCGCCGAGCGCTATCGCCGGGCCGGCTACTGGCGAGGGGAGACCTTCGGCCGCGTGCTGCGCGAGCGGGCCGAGCGTCACGGCGACCGCGTCGCGCTCGTCGGCGGCGCGGAGCGCTACACCTACCGTCAGCTCGACGCCCGCGTGGACCAGCTGGCCGCGGGCTTCGCGGCGCTGGGCCTCCGGGCGCGCGACCGCGTGGTGGTGCAGCTGCCCAACCTCCCCGCCTTCTACGAGGTTGTCTTCGCCCTCTTCCGGCTGGGCGCCCTGCCCGTGTTCGCGCTCCCCGCGCACCGGGACGCGGAGGTCGGCTACTTCTGCGACTTCACCGAGGCCGCCGCGTACGTCATCGCGGACCGGCACGGAGGGTTCGACTACCGCGCGCTCGCCAGCCGCATCCAGGCGACGACGCCCACGCTGCGCCATGTCGTGGTCGTGGGCGACGCGGGGCCCTTCACGCCGCTCGCGAGCCTGTACGCGTCCTCGCCCACGGCGACGACCGAGCCCTCGCCCGAGGACGTCGCCTTCTTCCAGCTCTCCGGCGGGAGCACCGGCGTGCCGAAGCTCATCCCGCGCACGCACGACGACTACATCTACAGCCTGAGGGCGAGCGCTGAGATCTGCCGGCTGGATATGTCGAGCGTGTACCTGTGCGCGCTGCCCGCCGCGCACAACTTCCCCATGAGCTCACCCGGCGCCTTCGGCACGTTCTACGCCGGCGGCACGGTCGTCCTCGCCCTGCACCCGAGCCCCGACGTGGCCTTCCCGCTCATCGAGAAGGAGCGCGTCACGCTCACCGCGCTGGTGCCTCCGCTGGCGCTGGTGTGGATGGACGCGGCGAAGGCGCGCCGGCACGACCTGTCCAGCCTCCAGTACCTCCAGGTGGGCGGCGCGAAGTTCAGCGCCGAGGCCGCCGCGCGCGTGCGCGACACGCTGGGCTGCGGCGTGCAGCAGGTCTTCGGCATGGCCGAGGGGCTGGTCAACTACACGCGCCTGGACGACGCCGACGAGCGCGTCATCCACACCCAGGGCCGGCCCATCTCCCCGGACGACGAGCTGCGCATCGTGGACGAGGACGGCCACGACGTCGCCCCGGGCGAGACGGGGCAGCTGATCACCCGCGGGCCCTACACCATCCGCGGCTACTACAAGGCGGAGGCGCACAACGCCCGCGCCTTCACGAGCGACGGCTTCTATCGCACCGGGGACCTGGTGCGCATGACGCCGGACGGCGACCTCGTGGTGGAGGGCCGCGCGAAGGACCAGATCAACCGTGGCGGCGACAAGGTCGCCGCGGAGGAGGTGGAGAACCACCTGCTCGCGCACCCCGCCGTCCACGACGCGGCGGTGGTGTCCATGCCCGACGCGTTCCTGGGCGAGCGCACCTGCGCGTTCGTCATCGCGCGCGGCGCGCCCCCCTCGGCCAACGCGCTCACCCGCTTCCTGCGCGAGCGCGGCCTGGCGGCCTTCAAGATTCCGGACCGTGTGGAGTTCGTCGACGCGTTCCCCAAGACGGGGGTCGGCAAGGTCAGCAAGAAGGCCCTGCGCGAGACGCTCGGTCGCCCGCCCGCGACACGTTGA
- a CDS encoding isochorismatase family protein, producing the protein MALPAITPYPMPVAADLPRNKVSWTPDPKRAVLLIHDMQRYFVDAFTAGQSPVKELVANIQRVRQHCLAHGIPVVYSAQPGGQTPEQRGLLLDFWGGGIKEGPTQKQIIDALTPGEGDILITKWTYSAFRRTDLMEQLRARGRDQLIICGIYAHIGCLQTASDAFMSNVQPFLVADALGDFSLTHHQFALNYASQLCAVTTTADQLIGHLGPPVAAPAQALDRQRIRADVAELLQEEAAALNDDENLLERGLDSIRLMSLVERWRSAGVEVTFVELAERPTLTEWYALLCPALAPPPPGAPLRPSLNPPS; encoded by the coding sequence ATGGCCCTCCCCGCCATCACCCCGTACCCCATGCCCGTCGCGGCGGACCTGCCCAGGAACAAGGTCTCCTGGACACCCGACCCCAAGCGGGCCGTGCTGCTCATCCACGACATGCAGCGATACTTCGTCGACGCCTTCACCGCGGGACAGTCCCCGGTGAAGGAGCTGGTCGCCAACATCCAGCGCGTGCGCCAGCACTGCCTCGCCCACGGCATCCCGGTGGTCTACTCCGCGCAGCCCGGAGGCCAGACGCCCGAGCAGCGCGGCCTGCTGCTCGACTTCTGGGGCGGCGGCATCAAGGAAGGCCCCACCCAGAAGCAGATCATCGACGCGCTGACGCCCGGCGAGGGCGACATCCTCATCACCAAGTGGACCTACAGCGCGTTCCGCCGCACCGACCTGATGGAGCAGCTCCGGGCTCGCGGGCGCGATCAGCTCATCATCTGCGGCATCTACGCGCATATCGGCTGCCTGCAGACGGCCAGCGACGCGTTCATGAGCAACGTGCAGCCGTTCCTCGTGGCGGATGCCCTGGGGGACTTCTCCCTGACCCACCACCAGTTCGCGCTCAACTATGCCTCGCAACTATGCGCCGTCACCACCACGGCGGACCAGCTCATCGGCCACCTGGGCCCGCCCGTCGCCGCGCCCGCCCAGGCGCTGGACCGCCAGCGGATCCGCGCCGATGTCGCGGAGCTGCTCCAGGAGGAGGCCGCCGCGTTGAACGACGACGAGAACCTGCTCGAGCGCGGCCTGGACTCCATCCGGCTGATGAGCCTGGTCGAGCGCTGGAGAAGCGCGGGCGTGGAGGTCACCTTCGTGGAGCTGGCCGAGCGGCCCACGCTGACCGAGTGGTACGCGCTGCTCTGCCCCGCCCTCGCCCCGCCGCCCCCGGGCGCGCCCCTCCGGCCGTCTCTCAATCCCCCCTCGTAG
- the mxcG gene encoding myxochelin non-ribosomal peptide synthetase MxcG, with translation MHEPNPQRLPLSAAQHGIWVGQQFDLASPVYNAGECLEIRGPLAPEHFEAAVRQAVAEADALHARFEATEAGPVQWLGAREDTALHQVDVSGAPDPWAAALAWMKEDLTRAVDLTRGPLFAQALFRAGPERFFWYQRVHHIAADGFAFSLLARRVADLYTSRVMGRPPPASFAPLAPVLDEDAAYRAGPQFEKDRAFWIDQLADAPLPVTLAPPAPMSPSFARATRQLARTDVDRMQAVAKQAGVTWPDLVLAAAGAWLHLRTGAPEVVLGLPVMTRLGSAAIRVPCMAMNIVPLRVRVGLKATLASLARDIAVEVKASRPHLRYRYEQLRRDLRRVGGHRKLFGPVVNIMPFDYGLSFAGLPTIAHNISAGPVEDLSIGMYARSDGGGLRVDFDANPACYTAGALDGHQRDFLHLLDAWLGVPDQVLTRVATGADASGASHSTASASLLDGGPLPVPASPVLELLARQERERPDAIAVRHGDFHLTYRELLQAARALAEQLVSAGVQADTPVAVKVPRGFDAIVASLGVMFAGAGYLPLDPNGPASRAAAILDDAAPALLVTPADPSAQTDATPRPSGAFDIQRREVKARQDTERPEGERLAYVIYTSGSTGQPNGVQISRDALAHFVAGATHRYGIHAEDRILQFAPLHFDASVEELFLCLCNGGRLVLRTDEMLQSVPRLLEACAEHGITVLDLPTAFWHELSYAVSTGAARLPPTIRVVIIGGEAALPERVARWRAAVGPGVQLLNTYGPTEATVVATVADVSGGDAAELARGEVPIGKPLPGVGVVLVDAHQRPVPQGTEGELCLMGGALARGYLGRPALDAARFVTLAALPGQPRAYRTGDKARVREDGQLVFVGRVDDELKISGHRVDPSEVETVLLGHAGVREAAVVGQTLPSGARRLCAYIVADAPAPSSADLREHLRANLPAPMVPSALQFVDHLPRTRNGKIDRAELRKAAPAEEPLTPAGATTELERVVLRVWEEVLGASGLTARDDFFERGGQSLQSIQVANRLGVALGREVSVATVFRYPTAAALAQALEQGPDTGTGPHAGPSAAMLADAELSEDVVPRLGPPMTGGKSFEVLHPAPRQILLTGATGFVGAHLLDQLLRQTQARVVCLVRASDEAQAMERLREAMRAQQLPTADLATRVRALPSDLTQPWLGLDATRFHGLASECDVVFHNAAVVSVVREYGSLQAVNVRGTRELLRLAAAVRPKPFHYVSTLAVAPQTDVSPEVPESFVPAHPGLRDGYQQSKWVAERLVQQASERGLPVAVYRLGRVVGATDSAIVNPQDLVWRILLAGVPAGALPELDVGETWTPVDYVARALARLMRTASPGDVFNVAPVPDVRLPDLFRWVREYGYPVEPLPVPEWRARVAERAGTADNTTTLAFFDLRSGSAEPAFGLGPIRCQRLHQALEGTGITCPPADRSLFYRYLGHCVARGLLPTTSRPSPSTETARS, from the coding sequence ATGCACGAGCCCAACCCCCAACGCCTGCCGCTGTCGGCCGCCCAGCACGGAATCTGGGTCGGACAACAGTTCGACCTCGCGAGCCCCGTCTACAACGCGGGTGAGTGCCTCGAGATTCGGGGCCCCCTCGCCCCCGAGCACTTCGAGGCGGCGGTACGTCAGGCCGTCGCCGAAGCGGACGCGCTCCACGCTCGCTTCGAGGCGACGGAGGCCGGTCCGGTCCAGTGGCTGGGGGCGCGCGAGGACACGGCGCTGCATCAAGTGGACGTCAGCGGCGCCCCCGACCCGTGGGCGGCGGCGCTGGCGTGGATGAAGGAGGACCTGACCCGCGCGGTGGACCTGACCCGAGGCCCCCTCTTCGCGCAGGCGCTGTTCCGCGCCGGTCCGGAGCGCTTCTTCTGGTACCAGCGCGTCCACCACATCGCCGCGGACGGCTTCGCGTTCTCGCTGCTGGCCCGGCGCGTGGCGGACCTCTACACCTCGCGCGTCATGGGGCGCCCGCCGCCCGCCTCCTTCGCTCCGCTGGCGCCGGTGCTGGACGAGGATGCCGCCTACCGCGCGGGTCCCCAGTTCGAGAAGGATCGCGCGTTCTGGATCGACCAGCTCGCGGACGCGCCTCTACCAGTGACGCTCGCGCCGCCCGCGCCGATGTCGCCTTCGTTCGCGCGAGCCACGCGGCAGCTCGCCCGGACCGACGTGGACCGGATGCAGGCGGTGGCGAAGCAGGCGGGCGTGACGTGGCCCGACCTCGTGCTCGCGGCGGCCGGGGCCTGGCTGCACCTGCGCACGGGCGCGCCCGAGGTGGTGCTCGGCCTGCCCGTGATGACCCGGCTCGGCTCCGCCGCGATCCGCGTGCCCTGCATGGCGATGAACATCGTCCCGCTGCGAGTCCGGGTCGGCCTCAAGGCCACCCTCGCCTCGCTGGCGCGAGACATCGCCGTGGAGGTGAAGGCCTCCCGCCCCCACCTGCGCTACCGCTACGAGCAGCTGCGCCGGGACCTGCGCCGCGTGGGTGGACACCGCAAGCTGTTCGGTCCCGTGGTCAACATCATGCCGTTCGACTACGGCCTGAGTTTCGCGGGCCTGCCCACCATCGCGCACAACATCTCCGCCGGGCCAGTGGAGGACCTGTCCATCGGCATGTATGCCCGGTCCGACGGCGGCGGGCTCCGGGTCGACTTTGACGCGAACCCCGCGTGCTACACGGCTGGCGCGCTGGACGGTCATCAGCGGGACTTCCTCCACCTCCTCGACGCCTGGCTCGGGGTGCCGGACCAGGTGCTCACGCGGGTCGCGACGGGCGCCGACGCCAGCGGCGCGTCCCACTCGACCGCGTCCGCCTCGCTCCTCGACGGAGGCCCGTTGCCGGTCCCCGCGTCGCCGGTGCTGGAGCTGCTGGCCCGACAGGAGCGGGAGCGCCCGGACGCCATCGCGGTGCGGCATGGCGACTTCCACCTGACGTACCGGGAGCTGCTCCAGGCCGCGCGGGCCCTCGCGGAACAGTTGGTGTCAGCGGGCGTCCAGGCCGACACGCCCGTGGCGGTGAAGGTCCCCCGGGGATTCGACGCCATCGTCGCGTCGCTCGGCGTGATGTTCGCGGGCGCGGGCTATCTTCCGCTCGACCCCAACGGGCCCGCGTCGCGCGCCGCCGCCATCCTCGACGACGCCGCGCCCGCCCTGCTGGTGACACCGGCCGACCCCTCGGCGCAGACGGACGCGACCCCACGTCCATCCGGCGCCTTCGACATCCAGCGGCGCGAGGTGAAGGCCCGCCAGGACACCGAGCGGCCCGAGGGCGAGCGCCTCGCCTACGTCATCTACACCTCCGGCTCCACGGGACAGCCCAACGGCGTGCAGATCTCCCGGGACGCCCTGGCGCACTTCGTGGCGGGCGCGACGCACCGCTATGGCATCCACGCCGAGGACCGCATCCTCCAGTTCGCGCCGCTGCACTTCGACGCGAGCGTGGAGGAGCTCTTCCTCTGCCTGTGCAACGGCGGACGGCTGGTGTTGCGCACCGACGAGATGCTCCAGTCCGTGCCCCGGCTGCTGGAGGCCTGCGCCGAGCACGGAATCACCGTGCTCGACCTGCCCACGGCCTTCTGGCACGAGCTGTCCTACGCGGTCTCCACCGGCGCCGCCCGCCTGCCGCCGACGATCCGCGTCGTCATCATCGGCGGTGAGGCGGCGCTGCCCGAGCGCGTGGCGCGCTGGCGCGCGGCCGTGGGTCCGGGGGTCCAGCTGCTCAACACCTATGGCCCCACCGAGGCCACCGTCGTCGCCACCGTCGCGGACGTGAGCGGCGGAGACGCGGCGGAGCTGGCCCGGGGCGAGGTTCCCATCGGCAAGCCGCTGCCGGGGGTCGGCGTGGTGCTCGTCGACGCCCACCAGCGCCCCGTCCCCCAGGGCACGGAGGGCGAGCTGTGCCTGATGGGCGGCGCGCTCGCGCGAGGCTATCTCGGACGCCCCGCGCTGGACGCGGCGCGCTTCGTCACGCTCGCGGCCCTGCCCGGCCAGCCTCGCGCCTACCGCACCGGCGACAAGGCCCGCGTGCGCGAGGATGGGCAGCTGGTGTTCGTCGGCCGCGTGGACGACGAGCTGAAGATCAGCGGCCACCGCGTCGACCCCTCCGAGGTGGAGACGGTGCTGCTGGGCCATGCGGGCGTGCGCGAGGCCGCGGTGGTGGGACAGACGCTCCCCAGCGGCGCGCGCCGGCTGTGCGCCTACATCGTGGCGGACGCGCCAGCGCCCTCCTCGGCGGACCTCCGCGAGCACCTGCGCGCGAACCTGCCGGCGCCCATGGTCCCGAGCGCCCTCCAGTTCGTCGACCACCTGCCTCGCACGCGCAACGGGAAGATCGACCGGGCCGAGCTGCGCAAGGCCGCTCCGGCCGAGGAGCCGCTCACACCGGCGGGGGCCACCACCGAGCTGGAGCGCGTGGTGCTGCGCGTCTGGGAAGAGGTCCTCGGTGCCTCGGGCCTGACGGCGCGGGACGACTTCTTCGAGCGCGGCGGCCAGTCCCTCCAGAGCATCCAGGTGGCCAACCGGCTCGGCGTCGCGCTCGGTCGCGAGGTGTCCGTCGCCACGGTGTTCCGGTACCCCACCGCCGCGGCGCTGGCGCAGGCCCTGGAGCAGGGGCCGGACACGGGCACGGGCCCCCACGCGGGACCGAGCGCGGCCATGCTGGCGGACGCGGAGCTGTCCGAAGACGTCGTCCCGCGGCTCGGCCCGCCCATGACGGGTGGGAAGTCGTTCGAGGTGCTCCACCCGGCGCCCCGACAAATCCTGCTGACGGGCGCCACGGGCTTCGTCGGCGCTCACCTGCTCGACCAGCTCCTGCGCCAGACCCAGGCTCGCGTGGTGTGCCTCGTGCGCGCCAGCGACGAGGCCCAGGCCATGGAGCGGCTGCGCGAGGCGATGCGGGCGCAGCAGCTCCCCACGGCGGATCTCGCCACGCGCGTGCGGGCCCTGCCATCGGACCTCACCCAGCCGTGGCTGGGGCTCGACGCCACGCGCTTCCATGGGCTGGCGTCCGAGTGCGACGTCGTCTTCCACAACGCCGCGGTCGTCAGCGTCGTGCGTGAGTACGGCAGCCTCCAGGCCGTCAACGTCCGCGGGACGCGAGAGCTGCTGCGACTGGCCGCCGCCGTGCGTCCCAAGCCCTTCCACTATGTCTCCACGCTCGCCGTCGCCCCCCAGACCGACGTGAGCCCCGAGGTGCCCGAGTCCTTCGTCCCGGCGCACCCTGGCCTGCGCGACGGCTATCAGCAGAGCAAGTGGGTCGCCGAGCGCCTCGTGCAACAGGCCTCCGAGCGCGGCCTGCCCGTGGCGGTGTACCGCCTGGGCCGCGTCGTGGGCGCCACCGACAGCGCCATCGTCAATCCCCAGGACCTGGTGTGGCGCATCCTCCTCGCCGGAGTCCCCGCGGGCGCCCTGCCCGAACTCGACGTCGGCGAGACATGGACGCCCGTGGACTATGTGGCGCGGGCGCTGGCGCGGCTGATGCGCACCGCCAGCCCCGGCGACGTCTTCAACGTGGCGCCCGTCCCGGACGTCCGGCTGCCCGACCTCTTCCGCTGGGTGCGCGAGTACGGCTACCCGGTCGAACCGCTCCCCGTCCCCGAATGGCGCGCGCGCGTCGCTGAACGCGCGGGCACCGCGGACAACACCACCACGCTGGCGTTCTTCGACCTGCGCTCCGGTTCGGCGGAGCCCGCCTTCGGCCTGGGCCCCATCCGCTGTCAGCGGTTGCACCAGGCGCTGGAGGGCACCGGCATCACCTGCCCTCCGGCGGATCGCTCCCTCTTCTACCGCTATCTCGGACACTGCGTCGCGCGGGGCCTCCTGCCGACGACGTCGCGTCCCTCCCCCTCGACGGAAACGGCCCGCTCGTGA